In Citrus sinensis cultivar Valencia sweet orange chromosome 3, DVS_A1.0, whole genome shotgun sequence, the sequence AATTTTCAAATGCGTTTACCACATTATTTGACTTATTCCTACTGAGATTATCAACAAGCTTGGTTTAACACATTCTTTatacaaaacccaaaaaagacCCACtcatggttatttttcttcaattcaaaaataaccgtCCAAAGCCTCCCAAATTGGTTTCAACAATGGTGGAACTATTTTGGCCCAATCCCTGATATTCTAACACCTAATGCCATCCACtgtttaaatttgttcaaagCCCATTATATTCCCTCTGAATCCGAGAAAATGTTTCCCCCCTTTCTCTATTTCtgtacaaatttcttccttccATGGGTATGGATGTGGAACTTCAAGTATCACACCCAAGAAACACAACTTATCTtacaaagaacctttaaagtaaaatggtggTCAAAGTTTGATGAACAGTCTAAATTGACTGACACCATGATTCGAAATTGGCTTTGTTCCAAAGGCTTTCTTGCACCAACCATTAAACATTCTAAAGCCCAAGAAGCCTTCCttacccaaaaatccaaagctcAATCTCTTTTGGTCAGTGCCAAAACTGAAGATGAATACTTTAAAGTTATGCAACAGCTCCTCGCCTCAAGATCAGAATCCTCTATTGCTGAGTCCtctgatgaagatgaagagccCGATCAAGAGCCATTTATTTTCCTTGGAGACGACAACAAAGACGATTGCTTCGGAATCTTTCCTCCAATAAAGCATTAATGTTGTATATAATTTTGTagtatataattttcttttattgtatgtaaaaaaaaaaaggtaaatatttattattctgCACTCTGTACTTTTTTgggtggtcccctggacacaagtgagagcgcacatgtctcttcacctaAATAACTTTACTTAAAGCATCAAGGCCCACTTCTGAGAATCTCTCTTAAAGCATTGGCCCCACTCACATGAAGCCTTCTCAAAGTCCATAAAGCAGAAAATCATGATGTCTCCACCCACTACTTTCATTATGGCCTGGTCCCACTCTCCTCCAGCAACGCATGTGAAGACACGCTGTAAAGATAggcattaatttttcttttgtaaagcTTCAAGTGTATAAAAGAAGAGGTGAAGACTTAGACTCACCATTCTTTTCCGAATCTAAAAACTCTctcctttcatttttctcaagttctctctctctctctctaggAATCAGGAATCGGAAAACGATAAGGAATTTTTCTGTCTTCTgattaattttccatttcttttgtaatatttttctttaaagaagaacaaagcaagaaaaatcaaatgtaagatttgtaattccttttaaagtttgtaataaatttaaagttctgtatatttaaatttctacaatttaatttccccaatttattttaaagcgTTTAAATTTTCATGCATGCTTTGCAGACTGATTtgtatcagatctgccatataaattGTTACATTCCTCAAAAGCAAGGAGACCGGATCTCTGTCTTCTGTTATatcttcttttctctctccaaCCATTCAGAGCATTAATTCTGGGATCCAGATCTAATACTATCTATGAGCCTTTAGATCTGTTGCTAGGCTTGCTAAAGAAAACATTTTCTGTTTAAAGAttgtaaagaaatttaaaagggTATATCGGTTGGAAAACAGAACGTTCGagatattgatctgttctaagtcagatctaaTCTCAAAGGCAGATTAAGTTCTACATCGATCTGGTCACAATGACACATACCTATTGcattattaaagtttaaatttaaaattctgcATAATCACGTTCATTTAAAAGGAACGTGATTATGAGACTTTAGTATGGacttaaaactttaaatttctttacaatctttaaacaaaaaatatcatatatatatatatatacacacacacatacgcGCGCACACAAACGGGGCTGGTCCAATCCGGATTAGAACAGCCTCTGGGAGGGAGGCTGGTGGCCTTTGGATTTAAATCCAAAGGCCACCATGTGCAGccaacgaaaaaaaaaaaaggagagaatTTGGTGCCATTGAATTGAAGTCCAACGACCCCAAATTCCTTCCCGGATGCTGATCCAGTCCAGAGTCCCGGATTGGAACGGCactatatatatctatatattggcAGCGGTGGGTGTTTTTTGTTAGTTACGGCACcggcttgaaagaaaatggcaGTTTTGGGGTTTCTTCCGGTGCCGACCACGTACTTTAATATTAACCAAAACCTGCTAATTCATAATCTGACTCGCCATTCTCCTGCTCCAGCTACTCCatttacaattaaaagaagggactttgattctttattttctctcagACAAGGACGTGGACGTGGCGCTTGCTTTCCCTTGGCGTGCCTGCCTCCTTCTCCTCATTCACTTTCCACTTGTCAGCCCAAAACAAGACTCTTTGTCAGTGGTTGGCTTTCACTCTATTATTTATCccttcttaatttaaaaaatacataatactATTATGTGTATTTCATGTtctacttcttcttcttcatgttatcattattattattattattgcagGGCTTTCTTTCCGGACCTCTGAAGATAGTTTGCGAAATGCTTTCCAAGGTTTTGGTCAGCTTGTGGAAGGTGAGGACAGTCAACGTTCATTTACTCTTTTTGCCCTTTGTTCCCTTTGTTCTGGTTAGCAGTCATGATAGAGCTTCAAATCTTCAGTTGTACCTGTTCgtaaaaacacaaaataatgcaaattaattatgtcgTTCATGTCATGTTTTTCTTCAACTAATTCTATTACGAGCATATCCCACATCAGTTTGCATTTCTATTCAGCCAATATTGTTATGCCACATCGGTTTGTAAAAGCCATGGTAAGTTTGTGGCTCTAGCATTGCTCATATTTTAGACTGGATGCTTACAAAGTTTGAAGTTGTttgttgataattatttttcctttaacgAGACTTAAATCTTTTATCTCTCAGTTAATCTGATGATGGATAAAATTGCAAATCGACCAAGAGGCTTTGCCTTCCTACGCTATGCTACTGAGGAGGAATCTCGTAGAGCTATTGAAGGAATGCATGGGAAGGTGTGTTGCTGGTATTTTCATTAGTCTTCTAATTTAGTTGCTATCAGATATCAAGAATATTTGCTTTAGATGCCTACATTCTGTTTCATATTAAAAGTTCTCATGACTGGAGCCCAATGAATGAAACATGTTTTAATTTAACCAGTCTATTCAATCAAAGAGTGCAAAACTATTGtaaaatggaagaaatactTATCAGGAATGAGGTAAAATATTCCTCTAAGAGATATCTCTGGAAATCCATCTCAAGCTCTAATTTCTGTAAAGAAACTGTGTTAGCAGAGGAATAACTAGCAAGGTTTATAATCTGGCAACTTGATtaaaatgtgtgtgtgtgtgtgtgtggtaGTCACTTTTAACAAGGTTTATTGTAAATTCTTTCCACATTAGTTACTTGATGATTGAGTAACGGACGATGCTGCTTGTTCTTTCAACCCACTAGTTCATCAAGTTATTTGTGAATGAAGTGTTTCGAAAGACCTACTAGTTTATCTAGTTCTTCTGTTGTGCAAGGAAACAGTTTCTAGGCCCAGAATGACGAATGGTTGATGCTTTAGTTGTAAGGCTTTTGGTCATTATTCAACCCCCTCTACTAACACGTTATCTTTTATTACCAGCAATAATGCTTGGCTAATCCTGAAGTTATTAACATTGAGCTACAAATTGAATAGATCAATTTTGAGGTCAAGAAAGTGAACTTGGATGATCAGTGCTTGGATACTCAGCTGCCACATCCGATATTTTTACCTGTTGTAGCAGTACTGATGTTTTTTCTGGAGATGATGTGGAGTAGTTAGAACCTCCTGAACTCTTTATACAGTGCTTTGAGCATATAACACTCTTCTGAAAATAAATGGGAGGCTTacttattccatttgagtgtTTGTTTATAGTGTCTATTGCGATGCCACCTTTTGTGATTTGACTGTTAGTTTATAGTTTCTGTTACAACACCATTTCTCTAAAGGGTTTCTGGACACATAGGGCTGTCTCTTGTTAATGATAAAAGGGCAATGCAAGACTGATGCCCGTCAGAATAGGTGCCACTCCTTGCACAAGAAAAAGCACTAACTTTGTACTAACTAGAGCTCTTCCATTGAAATAAGAAATGGTAGCCTGATCATAGACCTTACTATTTCGGCAAAAATCATACTTGTCTCGTGATGTGTTTTAATAATATGCATGCATCCAAATTAGCAAAAACACTCTTCAAGTTAATTCAGATTCCTGGAAATACAGATTTAATCTTTCTTGgagctttatttatttatttcaattcaagaaatatgctttacttACCAATGATTCACTAGGAAAGTTTGTATTCTCCTGTATTTGCTGTTAATAGCTAATATTACTCCCTTCTCTATGTGCTTTGCATATGAAGGACTGCATT encodes:
- the LOC102615034 gene encoding organelle RRM domain-containing protein 6, chloroplastic, with amino-acid sequence MAVLGFLPVPTTYFNINQNLLIHNLTRHSPAPATPFTIKRRDFDSLFSLRQGRGRGACFPLACLPPSPHSLSTCQPKTRLFVSGLSFRTSEDSLRNAFQGFGQLVEVNLMMDKIANRPRGFAFLRYATEEESRRAIEGMHGKFLDGRVIFVEIAKSRAELRQAFKNNPRQN